The sequence CCGCACACCATAACGcactatcatcatcatcaatttACGGCCAGAATTGGGTGAGATCTTCAAGGTCCACTTATGGATTTGCTGTATCTCTACCCCATAACATGATATTGTATCACCATTAACTTTTCTTCAACTAGATGTCAgcaaaattaagattttggATTTAAGACGTAtcgaaaaaagaaatcatctCTTACTCTCCGTTTCTTTTGCTTCTgcaaaccaaaaataaaaaataaaaatggcacCAAAGCTCAGATTTTGAATAAAGGTCCATCATCCCAGGCTGATTTTGTTGAAATAAAGTTATTTTGTTCTATTttaagtattattaatttttaattatattaaattttataaataatgataatttacaactcactaaattttttatatttttataattataaaaataattaatattttatagacaatgacaatatttttatgctaattTTATGTAAGTATTATTAGtttgtgaaaaaataaatgatattatgaaaaaataattactttttataaaattttataatttatgagaaaattgataaattacgAAAAAACTAATCAccaaaattatacaaaattaaactgaattatataatactaaaaaattaacaaattaacaatttttctcgtctttttttttaaattatactaGTTTTTCGTAAGTGTTACTAGTTAcgagaaataaataatattataaaaaataattatttttgtaaaaaaataattacttttacgaaatttaatgatttataaaaagattgaaaaatttataaaaaatattaattttttgtaatcgcaaaatatattgctaaattttgaaatatgacaattttttttatattttttgtaaattatactaaattttCGTGAGTGTTACTAGTTTGTGAaacttttatgaaaaaatagatacttttgttaaatttaataatttacgaaaaaattaataaatttatgtaaaatactaaattcTTTGTAATCGCGaaatatattgctaaattataaaaaataacaatctttttcatatttttttttataaattatactaatttttcatAAGTATTACTAGTTgcaaaaaaatgaataatattataaaaaatgataatttttactaaatttaataatcgatcaaaaattgagaaattcatgaaaaatactaaatattttataatcgtgaaatatattgctaaattatagaaaatgaCAATCATTTTCGTAATTTTTCACaaattacattaatttttcataagtaaaattagttacaaaaaaatgaataatattacaaaagaatgataattcttatgaaatttaatgatttatgaaaaatattaaattttttcgTAATCGTGAAATTTATTGCTAAATTatgaaaagtaataataatttttatatttttttacaactaatttttcatatattttaaaagtatattatgttattttagcaaaatttaagttatcaattttttttctttttaagtaaCCATCGAATTCCCATTGTTTAAAACTGGAGCCACCCACCTCATAAGGTGACCCAGAAGTCAAAATCAAAACCCATGATTGGAAAAAGAATCCAAGAAATTAACATCtagagaatatatatatatatatatatatatatatatatatatatatatatatatatatatatatatatatattattttaatactaaataatcaacacatattttattatttaaatttattaaatatatatcaattatttattaatttaatatatataaacaaatacaCAATTTCTTAAATAGGCTTTTTAAATACACAATTATTTATACATCAAAACTCATTGTTTTTTAAATAGGCttgaaagtattattttttcaagttGACCgataattttagtttgtttaataaataaactttatataatttttaaaagtatatttagCTTTAATTAGCTTACAAGGATATGTGGAGAAGAGTCATCAATTGTTTAACTTGTAACTTTGGACCACAGAAGCCTAATGATATTGGACAAATTTGAGAATTAACTTTTTAAGgacaatatatttttaaggtGTAAACTAGGATTTATATCTCCAAGAcacttattaaaaattttacaatattaatatttttattaatttaataaaattttaaatttaataagaatcaatattattaataataattaaatatataaaaatataatattaaaatacaaccTATCTACCAATAGACTATCTCAAGTATACTAAAGAGaaatttaaacatttcaaCACTGTGTGAAAAAACTTCACACAATAAACTTGATgcaataaatgaaattaaataatacgtaactaaatttaaaaagaaaaggttgatACTCACTTcatttttatgtataatttttttaattaaattgatatgataaaattatgaGGCCCCTTATTTGGAGGCAACAGCTGCGTAGGCCAGCTATCCCTGGAGCCGGACTTGGATGTTGGTAGAAAtgttaaattcaaactaatttgtttctcttttctaaCGCTGTACggaagatttttatttaaatcatgattcatattataaaattttataatttatacgcaaaatacttttttattgcAAAATAAATAGGACACACCTCTCCCCAGCAGAcgaagaaggaaaaaggagcACAGATAAAAAGAGATGAAGTGTTACCCTCAAGTGTGTGTTACAGGAGGTTCTGGATATGTTGGTTCATGGCTTGTTAAGAAGCTGCTAGAGAGAGGCTACACTGTCCATGCGACTTTGAGAAACTTGggtatctctctctctcttaatttaatcttctcttttttggtgTGTATTTGCACATGTCTAATGTTTATAGCTTATTTGAGTGCAGAAGACACATCCAAGGTAGACTTTCTCAAGTCCCTTCCTAATGCAGACACCAACTTGGTTCTTTTTCAAGCTGATATTTACAATAACAATGACTTTGAGCAAGCGATTCGTGGTTGTGaatttgtttttcatattgCTACTCCTATGCAGCATGATCCTGAATCCTCTCAGGTATCTATGTCTCTTCAATTCATTCTAATTAAAAGTTTTGAGTCGGGTTGTTCATATCTGTAACCATAGAGCTTTATACTGTAACAAAAGCACGGCAAAATTTAGTTGCAGAATCCATAAGAGGGTTGAAATTGATCCTTTCCGGCTATATTTCTAAACCCCAACTTAGTAAACAGAATCATGAATTTAAAACCTTCTAATGATTGAAGTTCGATGCctcttcattattattggagTGTCTCCTAAactaatatgtacaaatacGTCTTTGAATGCTAAAAAACAGTACAAAGACAGCGTTGAAGCAACAGTGGCCGGAGCGAAGAGCATAGCTGATTCTTGCATCAGGTCAAAAACCGTGAAGCGTCTAATCTACACTGCAACCGTTCTGGCAGCTTCTCCATTGAATGAAGATGGGAATGGCTTTAAATCTTGTATGGATGAGTCCTGTTGGACCCGTCTTAAtctgtcattttcttttgggaATGACAGAGTAATGGTAAAATTTTCCTACAGCCTCATTTACTATCCCCCTCCCATATCTAGAGTCTAGCCTACAGCTCCCtgatcattttttttttctttctgtgtAGGAATATACAAAAGGAAAGACACTAGCAGAGAAAGAGGTTCTGATGTATAACCAGAAAGAGGATGGCGGCAAACTGGAAGTGGTAACTCTTGCTTGTGGGCTAGTAGGCGGAGAAACTATTTTATCTCATGTGCCTTTAAGTGTACAAGTGATCAATTCACAAATTACAGGCCATTTATTCGGTTACTATCATGGGTTAAGCTTTTTGCAAGAAGTTTTGGGTTCAATTCCTATTGTTCATGTTGATGATGTTTGTGAAGCGCATATCTTTTGCATGGAAAATCCATCAATGAAAGGTAGATTCCTTTGCTCGGTCGCCAATCCAACTAGCAGAGATATTGCGCTTTACTTTGAAAAACATTACCCAGAATTCAAAATAGATGAAAGGTAAGATCTTTCTTTTccaaagtttaattttatatgttcttTTCCTGTTTCATAGTCTAGAAATTAAGCCATGGATGACAAAGAGTTTAAGATATATTAATGTTATGTGGATATTGTTAAATGATACAAGTAAAATTCCACTATAGATTCATGGGGGAACCGCAAAAGGAGATCAAACTGGATACGTCAAAGTTGACAAAGATGGGTTTTGTGTACAAGTATGATCTGAAGATGATCTTAGATGAGAACTTGGAATGTGGCAGGCGTCTAGGAGACCTCTCTCGCCAGCAGTAAAAATGTCAGACCTTCCATCCTTGAGATGGggagaaaaatataaagattaatGGGCGGTTTgctcatataagataatgaAAGGCTGTAATTTTTAATAGTCGCATTGAATGCGATGTTATTGAAattgttatttatatttatattaatattcttatgGTGAATGCATTGaattaataagaaatgatgttatattttattaggtttggACTAAATCGATTAAATTAAGTCACTCATATagtttatcttatttttatattctataCGTGGGAAGCTTTAATTTTCCTtctcaaatataattaagtcacttaaaataataattttatcctCAAATTTGAAATACAATTATGCTcgtaaaataaaagaaattaaattaattaatttatatttataataacacGCGAAGAAGAGTCTCTTCCAAAATATTAATCTGTGGATACATAATGTATGATATTGTTTCGAAATTCCATGTGATTTCGTTCCATAAGTCCTATATGTTCCTCGTCTCAAACTTAGCTGGCTTAAGCAAACCAAAGTCTACTAATGGATTTCTCCTTTCCATCTCTCCTCCTCCTTTCTCCCATCACCACCGTCCTCGTTTCGACATCGGCGGTCAAGAACACACCTTCTATTTCTCTTGATACACATCTCTCTTCTTTGAGAAACTTTTGCAATAACCCTGATGCATGTTTTGACTCATTAAAGCTTTCAATCTCTATCAACATTGACGCTACCTATCTGCTCCACTCCCTCCAGACTGCAATATCAACCAATCTCTTCGTGAGTGCTGGTGGGTCAAATAATGTCATTGAAAAACAAAGAGGAACAATTCAAGAATGCCAACAACTCCACCAGATCACCTCGTCTTCCTTACAGAGAATATCAGTTCCAAGAATCCAAGCTGGTGATTCTCGTAAACAAGCTGATGCAAGAACTTACCTTAGTGCAGCACTCACAAATAAGAACACTTGCTTGGATGGACTATATTCTGCATCCGGTCCATTGAAGACTGTTCTAGTTGACCCGTTGACTAGTACTTACATGCATGTAAGTAACTCTCTTTCAATGCTCCCTAAACCAGTTCCTAGAAAGGGTCACAAAAATCGCCGGCTGTTAGGGTTTCCAACGTGGATATCGAAGAAAGATCGCAGGATTTTGCAAAGTGATGATGATCAATATGATCCCAGTCAAGTGCTTAATGTAGCTGTAGATGGAAGTGGGAATTTCAGTACAATCACTGATGCTATAAACTTTGCTCCAAGTAATAGTGAGAATAGAATAATAATCTATGTTAAACAAGGAGTGTACGTGGAGAATGTAGAGATCCCCATGAACAAGCCCAACATTGTTCTGATAGAAGATGGAAGTGATGTCACATTCATCACTGGCAGCAGAAGTGTAGGTGATGGTTGGACAACTTTCAGGTCTGCAACTCTTGGTAAGGCCATAATATACCTTTAGACTATGTCTATAGCAGAGTTATGCGACGTTGAATTAGTAGCCTAATGGTCGATTATTGCCTCGTAACGGCAGAGGCTTGACTGATTGAGAACAGACCACTAATTGGGTTATATTCTATCTTCAAATTTTGGGCGTTTATGATATCTACAACAGCATTCTAACATGAATTTCATTCACACTATTGTTACTGAAGCTGTGGCTGGTGATGGTTTTTTGGCCAGGGACATGACAGTTGAGAATAGAGCAGGACCAGAGAAGCGCCAAGCAGTTGCCCTTCGCGTAAATGCAGACTTAGCATCAATATACAAGTGCAAGATTAACGGGTACCAAGACACGTTATACGTGCACTCATTTCGACAATTTTAGAGAGAATGTGACGTAGCAGGTACTGTAGATTACATATTTGGCAATGCTGCCGTGATCTTCCAAGGATGTAATCTTATCTCGAGAATGCCAATGCCTGGCCAATTCACAGTCATCACTGCCCAATCTCGAGAAACCTCCGATCAGAACACCAGAATTTCGATACAGAATTGCTCGGTAGTGGCTGAAGATGTTTCGTACTCAGTTTCCACTAGTGCTAAAAGTTATCTAGGGAGGCCATGGACCGAGTACTCGAGGACAGTGATTCTTGGTTGTTTTATCGATGGGTTTATTGACCCAGCTGGGTGAACTCACTGGTCTAATGATGAGGAAGAAAATCTGGATAATTTGTATTATGAGGAGTTGGATAATAATGGACCTGGTTCTGGAACAGACAATCGATTAAATTGGACAGGGTACCATGTTATGGATGATTATGATGCTTATAATTTTACTGTTTCAAATTTCGTTGCTGGGAACTAGTGGTTAGATTCCACTTTATTTCCTTATGATGATGcgatttaaaaagaaagtagCTAGGAAATTAAT comes from Ricinus communis isolate WT05 ecotype wild-type chromosome 5, ASM1957865v1, whole genome shotgun sequence and encodes:
- the LOC8287749 gene encoding putative anthocyanidin reductase, whose amino-acid sequence is MKCYPQVCVTGGSGYVGSWLVKKLLERGYTVHATLRNLEDTSKVDFLKSLPNADTNLVLFQADIYNNNDFEQAIRGCEFVFHIATPMQHDPESSQYKDSVEATVAGAKSIADSCIRSKTVKRLIYTATVLAASPLNEDGNGFKSCMDESCWTRLNLSFSFGNDRVMEYTKGKTLAEKEVLMYNQKEDGGKLEVVTLACGLVGGETILSHVPLSVQVINSQITGHLFGYYHGLSFLQEVLGSIPIVHVDDVCEAHIFCMENPSMKGRFLCSVANPTSRDIALYFEKHYPEFKIDERFMGEPQKEIKLDTSKLTKMGFVYKYDLKMILDENLECGRRLGDLSRQQ